In Brevibacillus brevis, a genomic segment contains:
- the nuoN gene encoding NADH-quinone oxidoreductase subunit NuoN — translation MDVKDIFSYDWSYLLPEFIILGFATVLSLLDLFAGKRLGKQVIGWLSLVGVVLAAVFVFANESSLDKPYSYMADMIRIDSYGNAFKLLFLAGTAFALLLSLSYLKQREVEHQGEYYYLLLTALLGAMVMASSADLITLFVGLELLSLSSYVLVGLRKKSLHSNESAFKYVVTGSIATAVTLFGMSYVYGLTGTTHVYEIAGRLAEASMAGYSFLVYMAFVFLAVGLAFKISAVPNHMWAPDVYQGAPTPVTAFLAVVSKAAGFALLFRLLLVSFLYVTDGVSSRFFFEQGSFYLGLMAALSMIVGNTMAMRQTNVKRMMAYSGIAQAGYLLVSFVPPTTLFFSQAIFYLFGYLLVSFGAFAVIMVVSREQQSEDLKGFAGLYHRSPAMAIAMTIFLLSLAGIPVTAGFFGKFYLFMGSLAQENYWLSATMIITSVISYYYYFGIIRQMYMRPGTSEAPLPVPKGIWAFVLVMAVATVFFGAFPGLVTDYVQAHFNPSFDFGNMLPPSFQ, via the coding sequence ATGGACGTAAAAGATATTTTCTCGTATGACTGGAGCTACCTTCTGCCCGAGTTTATCATTCTTGGCTTTGCTACCGTGCTCTCGCTGCTCGACCTGTTTGCGGGAAAAAGGCTGGGCAAACAGGTGATCGGCTGGCTGTCCCTGGTCGGAGTCGTGCTGGCTGCCGTATTCGTCTTCGCCAACGAAAGCTCGCTCGACAAGCCGTACAGCTACATGGCGGACATGATTCGCATCGACAGCTACGGCAACGCGTTCAAGCTGCTGTTCCTGGCCGGGACGGCCTTTGCGCTGCTGTTGTCCCTTTCCTATTTGAAGCAGAGGGAAGTCGAGCATCAGGGAGAATATTACTACCTGCTGCTGACGGCTCTGCTGGGAGCGATGGTCATGGCATCCTCGGCCGATTTGATCACCTTGTTCGTCGGTCTGGAGCTCTTGTCCCTTTCTTCCTACGTGCTGGTTGGCTTGCGGAAAAAGTCGCTCCATTCGAACGAGTCGGCTTTCAAGTACGTGGTCACGGGAAGCATCGCGACAGCCGTTACGCTGTTCGGGATGTCCTACGTGTACGGCCTTACCGGAACGACGCATGTGTACGAGATTGCGGGGCGGTTGGCGGAAGCGTCGATGGCAGGCTATTCGTTCCTCGTCTATATGGCCTTTGTCTTCCTGGCGGTAGGTCTTGCCTTTAAAATTTCGGCCGTTCCCAATCACATGTGGGCGCCGGATGTCTACCAGGGAGCACCGACACCCGTTACGGCATTTCTCGCCGTGGTGTCCAAGGCCGCGGGCTTCGCACTGCTGTTCCGCCTGCTGCTCGTCTCTTTCCTCTACGTGACCGATGGAGTAAGCAGCCGATTCTTTTTCGAACAGGGTAGCTTCTACCTCGGGCTGATGGCCGCGCTCTCGATGATCGTCGGGAATACGATGGCGATGCGTCAGACCAATGTCAAGCGCATGATGGCCTACTCGGGAATTGCGCAGGCCGGGTACCTGCTCGTTTCGTTCGTGCCGCCGACCACCCTGTTTTTCAGCCAGGCGATCTTCTACCTGTTCGGCTACTTGCTGGTCAGCTTTGGAGCCTTTGCGGTGATCATGGTCGTTTCCCGCGAGCAGCAGTCGGAGGATTTGAAAGGCTTCGCGGGCTTGTATCACCGTTCGCCGGCGATGGCCATCGCGATGACGATCTTCCTTTTGTCCCTGGCGGGGATCCCGGTTACGGCAGGGTTCTTCGGCAAATTCTATCTGTTCATGGGCTCGCTGGCACAGGAAAACTACTGGCTGTCCGCGACCATGATCATCACCAGCGTCATCTCGTACTATTACTACTTCGGAATCATTCGGCAAATGTACATGCGTCCGGGGACGAGCGAAGCCCCGCTTCCTGTGCCAAAGGGCATCTGGGCGTTTGTGCTCGTCATGGCAGTCGCCACCGTGTTTTTCGGGGCGTTTCCGGGACTTGTGACCGATTACGTCCAGGCGCATTTCAACCCGTCGTTTGATTTTGGCAACATGCTCCCGCCGAGCTTCCAATGA
- a CDS encoding NADH-quinone oxidoreductase subunit M, translating to MGSVANILLSSIVFSPLLAIIVLAFVPSHQGGAIKKVGVFGTLLPLLLSLWMFGAFRYDTANLQFVEKHDWISIPIGMSQMGQAGTVFTFDINYELGVDGISMPLILLTTIIAALAATASWSIKKRVKEYFILFHILLIGMLGVFAADNLFLFFIFFEMTLVPTFFLIGIWGYGERERAANKFLLYNGIGSGIMLLAFIVLFIMLRTLNIDQIATILSTPEHPAAQLMTPAFRYGLFLTLFIAFAIKLPVFPFHTWMLKVHVQAPPSIVMIHSGILLKMGAYGLIRMGIGFFPEQAYGFSTWLAVLGIINVLYGAVLAFVQKDLKMVLAYSSISHMGIVLLGLASMNTIGFQGAMFQVVSHGFISALLFFLIGVIWDRTETSMIDDLGGLAKSMPFVSGILLAGGMASLGLPGMSGFISEFFAFLGLFGRMPVLAAVGALGIVLTAVYLLRAILRTTFGRMPDRFIGLADAQPMEVIPMVVLLGCIILIGVYPAVLGNPMQQALKTIVPIVTGIGG from the coding sequence TTGGGTTCGGTCGCTAATATCCTTTTGTCGTCAATCGTGTTCTCGCCGCTCTTGGCGATCATCGTTCTCGCTTTCGTGCCGAGTCATCAAGGGGGAGCCATCAAGAAGGTCGGCGTTTTCGGTACACTGCTGCCACTGCTCCTGTCTTTGTGGATGTTCGGGGCCTTCCGTTACGACACGGCCAATCTGCAGTTCGTGGAAAAGCATGACTGGATTTCCATTCCCATCGGGATGTCGCAAATGGGTCAGGCGGGCACCGTCTTTACGTTTGACATCAATTACGAACTGGGCGTAGACGGCATATCGATGCCGCTCATCCTGCTGACGACGATTATCGCGGCGCTGGCAGCGACAGCGTCCTGGTCGATCAAAAAGAGAGTGAAAGAGTATTTCATCCTGTTTCACATCCTGTTGATCGGGATGCTCGGGGTCTTTGCCGCCGACAACCTGTTCCTGTTCTTTATTTTCTTTGAAATGACGCTGGTGCCGACGTTTTTCCTCATCGGCATCTGGGGCTACGGAGAGCGCGAGCGTGCGGCCAACAAGTTCCTGCTGTACAACGGGATCGGTTCCGGCATCATGCTCCTGGCTTTCATCGTACTCTTTATCATGCTGCGCACGTTGAATATCGACCAGATCGCGACGATATTGTCCACGCCGGAGCACCCGGCAGCGCAGCTCATGACGCCGGCATTTCGCTACGGGTTGTTCCTGACGCTGTTTATCGCCTTTGCGATCAAGCTTCCGGTTTTTCCTTTCCACACATGGATGCTCAAAGTCCACGTGCAGGCGCCTCCATCCATCGTAATGATTCACTCCGGCATTTTGCTCAAGATGGGGGCTTACGGTCTCATCCGGATGGGCATCGGCTTTTTCCCGGAGCAGGCGTACGGCTTTTCGACCTGGCTGGCCGTGCTCGGCATCATCAACGTCCTGTACGGAGCCGTGCTGGCATTCGTCCAGAAAGATTTGAAAATGGTCCTCGCATACTCCAGTATCAGCCACATGGGAATTGTCCTCCTCGGGCTCGCTTCGATGAATACGATCGGCTTCCAGGGAGCGATGTTCCAGGTGGTGTCCCACGGCTTCATTTCGGCGCTGCTGTTCTTCCTGATCGGCGTCATCTGGGATCGCACCGAGACTTCGATGATCGACGACCTGGGCGGCCTCGCCAAATCGATGCCGTTTGTCAGCGGGATCTTGCTGGCGGGCGGGATGGCCTCTCTCGGACTGCCGGGCATGTCCGGGTTTATCAGCGAATTTTTCGCTTTCCTGGGATTGTTCGGACGCATGCCAGTACTTGCGGCGGTAGGGGCGCTCGGCATCGTGCTCACGGCTGTGTATCTGCTTCGCGCCATTTTGCGCACGACATTCGGCAGGATGCCTGACCGGTTCATCGGCCTCGCCGACGCTCAGCCGATGGAAGTCATCCCGATGGTCGTACTGTTGGGGTGCATTATCCTGATCGGGGTGTATCCGGCTGTCCTGGGCAATCCGATGCAGCAAGCTTTGAAAACGATCGTACCCATCGTCACGGGAATAGGAGGGTAA
- the nuoL gene encoding NADH-quinone oxidoreductase subunit L — translation MDILLHYAWLIPLFPLLAFIVIVSFGRQLKEGASLVGIVLTAISFVIAVLVFWERFQTAATDYKFVVDWLQVGDIVINMGFEVTPLNAMMLVIVTLVSLLVQIYSRGYMHGDERFPVFYQYLALFTFSMLGLVISPNLLQVYIFWELVGVCSFLLVGYYYFKPEAKAAAKKAFIVTRVGDLGLFIGICLLFWWTGSFDFEQIFESVALGRLEPWMITLAAILIFVGAVGKSGQFPLHTWLPDAMEGPTPVSALIHAATMVAAGVYLVAASYPLFIASETALTVVAYVGGFTAIFAASIGLTQRDIKRVLAYSTVSQLGYMMMALGVAGAAGYVAGSFHLMTHAFFKALLFLGAGSVIHAVHTQDVFEMGGLWKKMPITALTFLIGCLAIAGIFPFAGFWSKEEILGAVYAAHRFDLLVIALVAAFFTAFYMFRLYFLTFTGEPRGKHEAHESPSVMTGPLLILAVLAIVAGFVNTPYAPMLSDWLLATSTGDSITSVFGDGGEHTATWLQVLALAISILGIVLAYFMYGKKSVPADAIPETLPWLYRLSYRKYYVDELYQYAIVRPLGWLGIVLNGFDKYIVDGLVGLVAKIVQGIGALHARMQSGQVQSYGAVVLFGLLLLIVAISLTAGGGGLFGFGR, via the coding sequence ATGGATATTCTTCTGCACTACGCCTGGCTCATCCCTCTGTTTCCGCTTCTTGCTTTCATCGTGATCGTTTCGTTTGGTCGCCAGTTGAAAGAAGGAGCTTCTCTGGTCGGCATTGTGCTGACGGCTATTTCGTTCGTGATCGCGGTCCTGGTTTTCTGGGAGAGATTTCAGACGGCAGCGACCGATTACAAGTTTGTCGTCGACTGGCTCCAGGTGGGGGATATCGTGATCAACATGGGCTTCGAGGTCACCCCGCTCAATGCCATGATGCTGGTCATCGTGACATTGGTCAGCCTCTTGGTCCAGATTTACTCCAGAGGCTACATGCACGGCGACGAACGATTTCCGGTTTTCTACCAGTACCTGGCGCTGTTCACGTTTTCGATGCTGGGTCTGGTGATTTCGCCCAACCTGCTGCAGGTGTACATTTTCTGGGAGCTCGTAGGGGTCTGTTCGTTCCTGCTCGTAGGCTACTACTACTTCAAGCCGGAGGCGAAGGCAGCCGCGAAAAAGGCGTTTATCGTCACCCGCGTCGGCGACCTGGGGCTGTTCATCGGGATCTGCCTGTTGTTCTGGTGGACCGGCAGCTTTGACTTCGAGCAAATTTTTGAAAGTGTGGCACTTGGCAGGCTGGAGCCGTGGATGATTACACTCGCGGCCATCCTCATTTTCGTCGGCGCGGTCGGCAAATCCGGCCAATTCCCGCTTCATACGTGGCTGCCCGACGCGATGGAAGGTCCGACACCGGTATCTGCGCTGATCCATGCCGCGACGATGGTTGCCGCAGGGGTGTACCTCGTGGCCGCGTCCTATCCGTTGTTTATCGCTTCGGAGACGGCTTTGACGGTCGTCGCTTACGTAGGCGGCTTCACGGCGATTTTTGCAGCCTCCATCGGGCTCACCCAGAGGGATATCAAGCGGGTGCTCGCGTATTCGACGGTGAGCCAGCTCGGGTACATGATGATGGCTCTGGGCGTAGCGGGAGCTGCCGGGTACGTCGCCGGATCCTTTCATCTGATGACCCACGCCTTCTTCAAAGCGCTGCTCTTCCTCGGGGCAGGCAGCGTCATTCATGCGGTACATACACAGGATGTGTTTGAAATGGGTGGGCTGTGGAAGAAAATGCCAATCACCGCATTGACGTTTTTGATCGGCTGTCTGGCGATCGCGGGAATCTTCCCGTTTGCCGGCTTCTGGTCCAAGGAAGAGATCCTCGGCGCTGTCTATGCCGCACATCGCTTCGATCTGCTGGTGATTGCTCTGGTGGCCGCGTTTTTTACGGCGTTCTACATGTTCCGTCTGTACTTCCTGACTTTTACCGGAGAGCCGCGCGGGAAACACGAAGCGCACGAGTCGCCTTCCGTGATGACAGGCCCCTTGCTGATCCTGGCTGTGCTGGCGATCGTTGCGGGCTTTGTCAATACGCCGTACGCCCCGATGCTGTCCGACTGGCTGCTTGCCACCAGTACCGGCGACTCGATCACGAGCGTGTTTGGCGACGGCGGGGAGCATACGGCGACTTGGCTGCAGGTGCTCGCCTTGGCGATTTCCATTCTGGGAATTGTGCTCGCCTATTTCATGTACGGGAAAAAATCCGTTCCGGCAGATGCGATACCGGAGACGCTGCCTTGGCTGTACCGGCTGTCCTACCGGAAGTATTACGTGGATGAGCTGTACCAGTACGCAATCGTACGGCCGCTCGGCTGGCTGGGGATTGTCCTGAACGGTTTTGACAAGTACATCGTGGATGGTCTGGTAGGACTTGTGGCGAAAATTGTGCAGGGGATCGGCGCCTTGCACGCCAGAATGCAGAGCGGGCAGGTGCAGTCTTACGGAGCCGTGGTGCTCTTTGGCCTGCTGCTCTTGATTGTCGCCATCAGCCTAACGGCGGGAGGAGGTGGACTCTTTGGGTTCGGTCGCTAA
- the nuoK gene encoding NADH-quinone oxidoreductase subunit NuoK: protein MTVSITSYLLVALILFCVGLYGALTKRNAIVVLLSIELMLNAVNINLVAFSKYGLHPAVTGQIFTLFSMTVAAAEVALGLAILIALYRNKETVNVDEMDQMKR from the coding sequence ATGACGGTAAGCATTACCTCCTATCTCCTGGTCGCATTGATCCTCTTTTGCGTCGGATTGTACGGGGCATTGACCAAGCGCAACGCCATCGTTGTTTTGCTGTCGATCGAGCTCATGCTGAACGCGGTGAACATCAATCTCGTCGCCTTCTCCAAATACGGCCTGCACCCGGCGGTCACCGGGCAGATTTTCACCCTGTTTTCCATGACGGTCGCAGCGGCCGAGGTGGCTCTGGGACTCGCCATTTTGATTGCTCTTTACCGCAACAAGGAAACCGTCAACGTAGACGAGATGGATCAGATGAAACGATAA
- a CDS encoding NADH-quinone oxidoreductase subunit J, whose translation MTGEFAAFFILSLMTIGGAVFMISFTRVVHMVISLGITFISIAGLFVLVGADFVGVAQVLVYSGAISILMLFGIMLTKHDANDEGTGRTWKNRFILLFIVVVFALLFWGIQNTPWPASTPPVASEASNAKEIGLAVFTEYVIPFELVSVLLLVALIGAIIMAKKEGDNE comes from the coding sequence ATGACTGGCGAATTCGCAGCCTTTTTTATCCTTTCCCTGATGACGATCGGCGGAGCCGTGTTCATGATCAGCTTCACCCGCGTCGTGCACATGGTGATTTCGCTCGGCATTACCTTTATCAGTATCGCAGGGCTTTTCGTTCTCGTCGGGGCGGATTTCGTCGGTGTGGCTCAGGTGCTCGTCTACTCGGGAGCCATCTCCATTTTGATGCTGTTCGGGATCATGCTGACCAAGCACGACGCCAACGACGAAGGAACAGGGCGCACGTGGAAGAACCGGTTTATCCTCTTGTTTATCGTCGTGGTGTTTGCCCTGTTGTTCTGGGGGATCCAAAACACGCCGTGGCCCGCATCGACGCCGCCTGTCGCCTCCGAGGCAAGCAATGCGAAAGAAATCGGCCTTGCGGTATTCACCGAATATGTAATTCCGTTCGAACTGGTATCTGTCTTGCTGCTGGTCGCCTTGATCGGAGCGATCATCATGGCAAAGAAGGAGGGGGATAACGAATGA
- the nuoI gene encoding NADH-quinone oxidoreductase subunit NuoI, with the protein MLGLAKGLGYTFKKLTEKKVTHFYPDVPFPMPPRFRGIQHFSPEKCIVCNQCARICPTECIQLTGKPHPDPEKKGKIIDTYDINFEICILCDLCTEVCPTEAIVMTNNFELATYSRDELYKNLKWLDDNNTNVREEN; encoded by the coding sequence ATGCTAGGACTGGCCAAGGGCCTGGGATATACCTTTAAAAAACTGACCGAGAAAAAAGTGACCCATTTTTATCCGGATGTTCCGTTTCCCATGCCGCCGCGGTTCCGCGGTATCCAGCACTTTTCCCCGGAGAAGTGCATTGTTTGCAACCAGTGCGCGCGGATTTGCCCGACTGAGTGCATTCAACTGACAGGCAAGCCTCATCCCGATCCTGAAAAGAAAGGGAAAATCATCGACACCTACGATATCAACTTCGAAATCTGCATCCTTTGCGACTTGTGCACAGAGGTTTGCCCGACGGAAGCGATCGTAATGACCAACAACTTCGAGCTTGCGACCTACAGCCGGGACGAATTGTACAAAAACCTGAAGTGGCTCGATGACAACAATACGAACGTCAGGGAGGAGAACTAG